Proteins from a single region of Orcinus orca chromosome 20, mOrcOrc1.1, whole genome shotgun sequence:
- the OVOL3 gene encoding LOW QUALITY PROTEIN: putative transcription factor ovo-like protein 3 (The sequence of the model RefSeq protein was modified relative to this genomic sequence to represent the inferred CDS: inserted 1 base in 1 codon; deleted 2 bases in 1 codon): MPRAFLVRSRRPQPPNWGHLPDQLRGHAYVPGGPLTGPRGEGQETQSITIWLLSSDCSSLGVPLTQSSGLRDSWAAPSQGTLTATPRGPGMLGWPLCPKXFPLQRMLTRHLKCHSPAHHHVCHCCGKGFHDASDLKRHMRTHTGIWPFRCGACGKAFTQRCSLEVHLAKAHGQLASYAYRERREKLHVCEDCGFTSSRPDAYAQHRTLHHAA; this comes from the exons ATGCCCCGTGCCTTCCTGGTCAGGAGTCGGCGTCCACAGCCACCCAACTGGGGCCACCTGCCTGACCAGCTCCGGGGACATGCCTATGTCCCAGGTGGGCCCCTCACTGGGCCTAGaggtgaggggcag gagaCACAAAGCATCACCATCTGGCTTCTCTCCTCAGACTGCAGCAGCCTGGGGGTGCCACTGACACAGTCTTCTGGCCTCCGGGACTCTTGGGCAGCG CCCTCCCAGGGCACACTGACTGCCACTCCTAGGGGCCCTGGGATGCTTGGCTGGCCCCTCTGCCCCA GCTTCCCGTTGCAGCGCATGCTGACCCGGCACCTCAAGtgccacagccctgcccaccaccacGTGTGCCACTGCTGTGGCAAGGGCTTTCACGACGCCTCTGACCTCAAGCGGCACATGAGGACTCACACGG GGATCTGGCCATTCCGCTGCGGAGCTTGCGGGAAAGCATTCACGCAGCGCTGCTCACTTGAAGTGCATCTTGCCAAGGCACATGGACAGCTGGCCAGCTACGCTTATCGTGAGCGCCGTGAGAAGTTACATGTGTGTGAGGACTGCGGCTTCACCAGCTCGAGGCCTGACGCCTACGCGCAGCACCGCACCCTGCACCACGCTGCTTGA
- the POLR2I gene encoding DNA-directed RNA polymerase II subunit RPB9: protein MEPDGTYEPGFVGIRFCQECNNMLYPKEDKENRILLYACRNCDYQQEADNSCIYVNKITHEVDELTQIIADVSQDPTLPRTEDHPCQKCGHKEAVFFQSHSARAEDAMRLYYVCTAPHCGHRWTE, encoded by the exons ATGGAACCCGATGGGACCTACGAGCCGGGCTTCGTGGGTATTCGATTCTGCCAGGAATG taACAACATGCTTTACCCCAAGGAGGACAAGGAGAACCGCATTCTGCTGTACGCG TGCCGGAATTGTGATTACCAGCAGGAAGCCGACAACAGCTGCATCTACGTCAACAAAATCACGCACGAAGTGGA CGAACTGACCCAGATCATCGCTGACGTGTCCCAGGACCCCACGTTGCCGCGGACCGAAGACCACCCTTGCCAAAA GTGCGGCCACAAGGAGGCGGTGTTCTTCCAGTCACACAGTGCCCGGGCCGAG GATGCCATGCGCTTGTATTACGTGTGCACAGCCCCACACTGCGGCCACCGCTGGACCGAGTGA